A single window of Leopardus geoffroyi isolate Oge1 chromosome D4, O.geoffroyi_Oge1_pat1.0, whole genome shotgun sequence DNA harbors:
- the NAIF1 gene encoding nuclear apoptosis-inducing factor 1: protein MAVPAKKRKMNFSEREVEIIVEELELKKHLLVNHFNAGVPLAAKSAAWHGILRRVNAVATCRRELPEVKKKWSDLKTEVRRKVAQVRAAVEGGEAPGPTEEDGAGGPGTGGGSGGGGPAVAPVLLTPMQQRICNLLGEATIISLPSTTEIHPVALGPTATAAAATVTLTQIPTETTYHTLEEGVVEYCTAEAPPPLPAEAPVEMMAQHADTSVKPQALKSRIALNSAKLIQEQRVTNLHVKEIAQHLEQQNDLLQMIRRSQEVQACAQERQAQAMEGTQAALSVLIQVLRPMIKDFRRYLQSNTPNPTPASDPGQVAQNGQPDSIIQ from the exons atGGCCGTCCCAGccaagaagaggaagatgaaCTTCTCTGAGCGAGAGGTGGAAATCATCGTAGAGGAGCTGGAACTGAAGAAGCACCTGCTGGTGAACCACTTCAACGCTGGGGTCCCTCTGGCTGCCAAGAGTGCGGCCTGGCACGGCATCTTAAGAAGGGTCAACGCGGTGGCCACCTGCCGCAGGGAGCTGCCTGAGGTCAAGAAGAAGTGGTCTGACCTCAAGACCGAGGTCCGTCGCAAGGTTGCCCAGGTCCGGGCAGCGGTGGAGGGTGGCGAGGCCCCAGGGCCCACTGAGGAGGATGGAGCCGGTGGGCCTGGGACAGGTGGTGGCAGTGGCGGCGGTGGCCCAGCTGTAGCCCCCGTCCTGCTCACCCCCATGCAACAGCGCATCTGCAACCTGCTGGGCGAGGCTACCATCATCAGCTTGCCCAGTACCACAGAGATCCACCCCGTGGCCCTTGGACCCACAGCCACTGCAGCCGCAGCCACGGTCACCCTGACACAGA TCCCCACGGAGACCACCTACCATACGCTGGAGGAGGGAGTGGTGGAGTACTGTACCGCTgaggcgcccccacccctgcccgccgAGGCCCCCGTGGAGATGATGGCTCAGCACGCTGATACCTCGGTCAAACCCCAGGCGCTCAAGAGCCGCATCGCCCTCAACTCCGCCAAGCTGATCCAGGAGCAGCGAGTTACCAATCTGCACGTGAAGGAGATCGCCCAGCACCTGGAGCAGCAGAACGACCTGCTGCAGATGATCCGCCGCTCCCAGGAGGTCCAGGCCTGCGCCCAGGAGCGCCAGGCCCAGGCCATGGAGGGCACCCAGGCAGCGCTGAGTGTCCTCATCCAGGTCCTCCGGCCCATGATCAAAGATTTCCGCCGCTACCTGCAGAGCAACACGCCCAACCCCACTCCCGCCTCTGACCCTGGACAGGTGGCCCAGAACGGGCAGCCCGACAGCATCATCCAATGA